From the genome of Candidatus Aminicenantes bacterium:
GAACGACGTGGTGACCATCTGCATCGGCCAGGCGGCTTCCATGGCCGCCATTCTGCTGGCGGCCGGGACCAAGGGCAAGCGCTTCGCCCTGCCCAACTCCAAGGTCGTCATCCACCAACCGCTGGGGGGATTCGAGGGCCAGGCCACCGACGTGCTGATCCAGGCCGAAGAGATCCGCAAGGTGAAGGACAAGGTCATCGAGATCCTCGCCGGCCATACCGGCCAAAAAACCGAAAAAATCGCCGCCGACATCGAAAGGGACTACATCATGTCGGCGGAAGAATCGCTGAAGTACGGGATCATCGACTCGGTGATCAACGAGCGCAAGAAGGAGAAAAAAAAGGCCTGATATGAAGGAAGAAAAAGAAGCCCGCTGCAGCTTCTGCGGCATTCCCCAATCCCGGG
Proteins encoded in this window:
- the clpP gene encoding ATP-dependent Clp endopeptidase proteolytic subunit ClpP, whose amino-acid sequence is MPLIPMVIEQTGNIERAYDIYSRLLKDGVIFLGSAIDDNVANVIIAQLLFLEADDSEKDVSLYINSPGGIISAGMAIYDTMRFIKNDVVTICIGQAASMAAILLAAGTKGKRFALPNSKVVIHQPLGGFEGQATDVLIQAEEIRKVKDKVIEILAGHTGQKTEKIAADIERDYIMSAEESLKYGIIDSVINERKKEKKKA